A stretch of Miscanthus floridulus cultivar M001 chromosome 13, ASM1932011v1, whole genome shotgun sequence DNA encodes these proteins:
- the LOC136500344 gene encoding heterogeneous nuclear ribonucleoprotein Q-like isoform X2: MSDRQPSEEPEEQVDLEGDDDGMDDDDGGYRRRGSRDDSEEPEEDDDNDERHGDGDGRGDDDAGMEPEPAGGGGSGKGGDETGKGTDAAEGSGPEDEEERSKWDELLALPPHGSQVFIGGLPRDTTEDDLREMCEPLGEIYEVRLTKKDANESKGFAFVTFTDKDAAQRAIEDIQDREYKGRTLRCSVSQAKHRLFIGNVPKGLSEEELTNIIKGKGPGVVNIEMFKHDPNRNRGFLFVEYYNHACAEYARQKLSSRSFKVDGSQLTVSWAEPKGSTDPSSAAAQVKTIYVKNLPENVSKEMIKDLFDKHGEVIKIVLPPAKAGHKRDFGFVHFAERSSALKAVKGSEKYEIDGQVLEVSMAKPLADKKPDHSHRSGGGPNYPLPPYGGSYMGDPYGAYGGGGPAYNQPMIYGRGPAPAGMRMVPMVLPDGRLGYVLQQPGGMPPPPPPRRGGDRRDSGRGGEGHSRRYRPY, encoded by the exons ATGTCGGATCGGCAGCCGTCGGAGGAGCCGGAGGAGCAGGTGGACTTGGAGGGGGACGACGACGgcatggacgacgacgacggcgggtaCCGCCGCCGCGGCAGCCGGGACGACTcggaggagcccgaggaggaCGACGACAATGACGAGCgccacggcgacggcgacggccgcggggacgacgacgccgggaTGGAGCCGGAGCCGGCAGGAGGAGGCGGAAGCGGAAAAGGCGGGGACGAGACGGGCAAGGGGACCGACGCCGCCGAGGGTAGCGGgcccgaggacgaggaggagaggAGCAAGTGGGACGAACTGCTCGCCCTGCCGCCCCATGGCTCCCAGGTCTTCATTGGCGGCCTGCCCCGCGACACCACGGAGGACGACCTCCGTGAGATGTGCGAGCCGTTGGGAGAAATCTACGAG GTGAGGTTGACCAAAAAGGACGCCAACGAGAGCAAGGGGTTCGCCTTTGTCACCTTCACCGACAAGGACGCGGCGCAGCGTGCCATCGAGGATATTCAAGACAGGGAGTACAAG GGGAGGACTTTGCGGTGCTCTGTGTCGCAGGCAAAGCACAGGCTGTTTATTGGGAATGTGCCCAAGGGGCTGAGCGAGGAGGAGCTGACCAACATTATCAAGGGGAAGGGGCCAGGTGTTGTCAACATTGAGATGTTTAAG CATGACCCGAACCGTAACCGTGGCTTCCTCTTTGTTGAGTATTATAACCACGCCTGCGCAGAATATGCCAGGCAGAAGCTTTCATCACGAAGCTTCAAGGTTGATGGGAGCCAATTGACTGTTAGTTGGGCTGAACCTAAGGGTTCAACAGATCCTTCATCTGCAGCTGCTCAG GTGAAGACTATATATGTGAAGAACCTACCTGAGAATGTTTCTAAAGAGATGATCAAGGATCTGTTTGACAAACATGGAGAGGTCATAAAAATCGTTCTGCCTCCTGCCAAGGCTGGGCATAAGAGGGATTTTGGCTTTGTTCACTTTGCTGAGAGATCAAGCGCCCTGAAGGCAGTTAAAGGAAGTGAAAAATATGAAATTGATG GTCAAGTCCTGGAAGTATCCATGGCCAAACCTTTGGCAGATAAGAAACCTGATCATTCACACAGGTCTGGAGGAGGCCCTAATTATCCTCTTCCTCCCTATGGTGGTAGCTACATGGGAGATCCGTATGGTGCTTATGGTGGTGGTGGTCCTGCATACAACCAG CCAATGATTTATGGCAGAGGACCAGCACCAGCAGGAATGAGGATGGTGCCAATGGTGCTTCCCGATGGTCGCCTTGGATATGTCCT GCAACAACCTGGTGGAATGCCGCCTCCGCCCCCACCGCGGAGGGGTGGCGACCGAAGAGACAGTGGCAGAGGCGGCGAAGGGCACAGCCGGCGATATCGCCCTTACTAG
- the LOC136500344 gene encoding heterogeneous nuclear ribonucleoprotein Q-like isoform X1 codes for MSDRQPSEEPEEQVDLEGDDDGMDDDDGGYRRRGSRDDSEEPEEDDDNDERHGDGDGRGDDDAGMEPEPAGGGGSGKGGDETGKGTDAAEGSGPEDEEERSKWDELLALPPHGSQVFIGGLPRDTTEDDLREMCEPLGEIYEVRLTKKDANESKGFAFVTFTDKDAAQRAIEDIQDREYKGRTLRCSVSQAKHRLFIGNVPKGLSEEELTNIIKGKGPGVVNIEMFKDQHDPNRNRGFLFVEYYNHACAEYARQKLSSRSFKVDGSQLTVSWAEPKGSTDPSSAAAQVKTIYVKNLPENVSKEMIKDLFDKHGEVIKIVLPPAKAGHKRDFGFVHFAERSSALKAVKGSEKYEIDGQVLEVSMAKPLADKKPDHSHRSGGGPNYPLPPYGGSYMGDPYGAYGGGGPAYNQPMIYGRGPAPAGMRMVPMVLPDGRLGYVLQQPGGMPPPPPPRRGGDRRDSGRGGEGHSRRYRPY; via the exons ATGTCGGATCGGCAGCCGTCGGAGGAGCCGGAGGAGCAGGTGGACTTGGAGGGGGACGACGACGgcatggacgacgacgacggcgggtaCCGCCGCCGCGGCAGCCGGGACGACTcggaggagcccgaggaggaCGACGACAATGACGAGCgccacggcgacggcgacggccgcggggacgacgacgccgggaTGGAGCCGGAGCCGGCAGGAGGAGGCGGAAGCGGAAAAGGCGGGGACGAGACGGGCAAGGGGACCGACGCCGCCGAGGGTAGCGGgcccgaggacgaggaggagaggAGCAAGTGGGACGAACTGCTCGCCCTGCCGCCCCATGGCTCCCAGGTCTTCATTGGCGGCCTGCCCCGCGACACCACGGAGGACGACCTCCGTGAGATGTGCGAGCCGTTGGGAGAAATCTACGAG GTGAGGTTGACCAAAAAGGACGCCAACGAGAGCAAGGGGTTCGCCTTTGTCACCTTCACCGACAAGGACGCGGCGCAGCGTGCCATCGAGGATATTCAAGACAGGGAGTACAAG GGGAGGACTTTGCGGTGCTCTGTGTCGCAGGCAAAGCACAGGCTGTTTATTGGGAATGTGCCCAAGGGGCTGAGCGAGGAGGAGCTGACCAACATTATCAAGGGGAAGGGGCCAGGTGTTGTCAACATTGAGATGTTTAAG GATCAGCATGACCCGAACCGTAACCGTGGCTTCCTCTTTGTTGAGTATTATAACCACGCCTGCGCAGAATATGCCAGGCAGAAGCTTTCATCACGAAGCTTCAAGGTTGATGGGAGCCAATTGACTGTTAGTTGGGCTGAACCTAAGGGTTCAACAGATCCTTCATCTGCAGCTGCTCAG GTGAAGACTATATATGTGAAGAACCTACCTGAGAATGTTTCTAAAGAGATGATCAAGGATCTGTTTGACAAACATGGAGAGGTCATAAAAATCGTTCTGCCTCCTGCCAAGGCTGGGCATAAGAGGGATTTTGGCTTTGTTCACTTTGCTGAGAGATCAAGCGCCCTGAAGGCAGTTAAAGGAAGTGAAAAATATGAAATTGATG GTCAAGTCCTGGAAGTATCCATGGCCAAACCTTTGGCAGATAAGAAACCTGATCATTCACACAGGTCTGGAGGAGGCCCTAATTATCCTCTTCCTCCCTATGGTGGTAGCTACATGGGAGATCCGTATGGTGCTTATGGTGGTGGTGGTCCTGCATACAACCAG CCAATGATTTATGGCAGAGGACCAGCACCAGCAGGAATGAGGATGGTGCCAATGGTGCTTCCCGATGGTCGCCTTGGATATGTCCT GCAACAACCTGGTGGAATGCCGCCTCCGCCCCCACCGCGGAGGGGTGGCGACCGAAGAGACAGTGGCAGAGGCGGCGAAGGGCACAGCCGGCGATATCGCCCTTACTAG